The following proteins are encoded in a genomic region of Huiozyma naganishii CBS 8797 chromosome 9, complete genome:
- the KNAG0I01000 gene encoding uncharacterized protein (similar to Saccharomyces cerevisiae YDR134C (Scer_YGOB_YDR134C) and CCW12 (YLR110C); ancestral locus Anc_8.301) — protein sequence MQFSTVATVAAVSAVAAAQFNSTTTATATSSQTTLVTITHCEDDKCHETVSPALVSTATVTENETVTKYTTWCPIPSTEAKAAPATSKAAPATSEAAKPATTAAAAPAAKNATTTKEGTSTSTHKVTTYTGAAAQILPAAGALVAGAAALLL from the coding sequence ATGCAATTCTCTACTGTCGCTACTGTCGCCGCCGTCTCTGCCGTCGCTGCCGCCCAATTCAActccaccaccaccgccaccgccACCTCTTCTCAGACCACCTTGGTCACCATCACCCACTGTGAGGACGACAAGTGTCACGAAACCGTCTCCCCAGCTTTGGTCTCCACCGCCACCGTCACCGAGAACGAGACCGTCACCAAGTACACCACCTGGTGCCCAATCCCATCCACCGAGGCCAAGGCTGCCCCAGCTACCTCCAAGGCCGCCCCAGCCACCTCCGAAGCCGCCAAGCCAGCCaccactgctgctgccgccCCAGCCGCCAAGAAcgccaccaccaccaaggAAGGTACCTCCACTTCCACCCACAAGGTCACCACCTACACTGGTGCCGCTGCCCAAATCTTGCCAGCTGCCGGTGCCTTGGTCGCTGGTGCCGCCGCCCTTCTATTGTAA
- the MRX16 gene encoding Mrx16p (similar to Saccharomyces cerevisiae YDR132C and YLR108C; ancestral locus Anc_8.299) — translation MTSPLIIDGHFDPNIPQLLPHDKMYNIQIGTRLFRISGASLSSDGPSYFTTHFSKATSKSASNSPSTGASANAYSPNGTLSTTSRDVLFIDRSAEIFEHIYRHLQGYFIDLKDEVQYTMLIADAVYYNLPRLKALLRDTDFYYSRIGDKSFRIPKRLLAQPGDQNNFFQMTAETLYVDVENLIIQKKLLRPPPHSYSYVSRSPKLFNMLLDLLNGGSFALNRETRETLIRECRYYRFLNLEQRLINCKTSFNPVTGREEILMQLQDITKRGVVVPQFYSNDIAKPSFVASGIDSTLTSFQFDTPTNKNDDLLSLISTDFTAAPILKKHKVVPVSFPLRILQYKRPYVDQTPRELSFQIESNHISLIFNRNTRSVHVDIAGPLVGKMETLFQSTLVTDCNVNFNTFKQRAPDDEPHLLFPACLTVCDIMLNETKYDDINVLFDQARDQVNDPNNYAEMVSGLRLFLTNSIWKLGVEPNDQNVVLIGVKLDAFADLKQYNREVQFL, via the coding sequence ATGACCTCCCCGCTTATTATAGACGGGCATTTCGACCCGAACATCCCACAGCTGCTACCACATGACAAAATGTACAACATTCAGATCGGGACACGGCTGTTCAGGATCAGCGGTGCGTCATTAAGCTCAGATGGACCAAGTTACTTCACTACCCACTTCAGCAAGGCAACAAGCAAGTCTGCCTCGAACTCACCCTCCACTGGCGCCAGTGCTAACGCATACTCTCCGAACGGGACCCTGTCGACCACCTCCAGGGACGTGCTGTTTATAGATAGGTCCGCCGAGATCTTCGAGCACATATACAGGCATCTCCAGGGGTACTTCATAgacttgaaggacgagGTGCAGTACACGATGCTTATAGCAGACGCCGTCTACTACAATTTACCCCGTCTCAAGGCGCTGCTGCGTGACACGGATTTCTACTACTCGAGGATCGGGGACAAGTCGTTCAGAATCCCAAAGAGATTGCTGGCACAACCTGGGGACCAAAacaatttcttccaaatgACAGCAGAGACACTGTACGTGGACGTCGAGAACTTGATCATccagaagaaactgctgaGACCACCACCGCACTCGTACTCGTACGTGTCCAGGTcaccaaaactgttcaatatGCTACTCGATTTACTCAATGGTGGTAGCTTCGCGCTAAACAGGGAGACCAGGGAGACTCTTATCAGAGAGTGTAGGTACTACAGGTTTCTGAACTTGGAACAGAGACTCATCAATTGCAAGACTAGCTTCAACCCAGTGACTGGACGGGAGGAGATCCTCATGCAATTGCAAGATATCACAAAGAGGGGGGTTGTTGTGCCGCAGTTCTACTCGAACGATATCGCGAAACCATCGTTCGTAGCAAGCGGGATCGACTCGACTCTGACGTCATTCCAATTCGATACACCAACTAACAAAAATGATGACTTGCTCTCACTGATATCGACCGATTTCACAGCGGCTCCGATCCTCAAAAAACATAAAGTCGTCCCCGTGAGCTTCCCCTTGAGGATACTACAGTACAAGAGACCCTACGTGGATCAAACCCCTCGAGAACTGAGCTTCCAAATCGAGTCCAATCACATATCGCTGATTTTCAACAGGAACACACGGTCCGTTCACGTAGATATCGCGGGGCCGCTGGTCGGCAAAATGGAGACACTGTTCCAAAGCACTTTGGTCACCGACTGCAACGTAAacttcaacactttcaaacaAAGAGCCCCCGATGACGAACCACACTTGCTGTTCCCGGCGTGTCTGACCGTGTGCGACATCATGCTCAACGAGACAAAGTACGACGACATAAACGTCCTGTTCGACCAAGCGAGGGACCAAGTCAACGACCCGAACAACTACGCAGAGATGGTCTCTGGGTTGCGGCTCTTCTTGACCAACTCGATCTGGAAACTGGGCGTCGAACCTAACGACCAGAACGTCGTTCTCATCGGTGTGAAATTGGACGCATTCGCAGacttgaaacagtacaACCGGGAAGTCCAGTTTCTGTGA
- the KNAG0I01020 gene encoding uncharacterized protein (similar to Saccharomyces cerevisiae YDR131C; ancestral locus Anc_8.298): MLDKLPREVIDRVAKYLGQEDKISLTYVSKEVRLGAVPRLYKNLFLNERYYMPSDYDRSLGTRTWSVLKFTYNDMQLFTSTYKFKCLIRTLKENNTTLCPLINAVHCTWHLERQEMMEFIDVVNKYASNLTVFENFIRDDISRKLVPNAAKMQSLTITPRTVLPQKAQEEAIYYDGWLWRLSHYNLDSIRRLTVHINVLNFFTTDDEPLRLEYLCLNLRKDTFAGLDIDPNLRPRYFDIFDRHMLKQLSLVSWYDTEDADINMYDVWQLGDFFYFPNVEDCSLVSLYPNVTFLKDSGLNWRNMKRLKVDYICEHTVAREVLEFMAICHCSQTLEYLELRCLELGEPLLSYSDQEDAGFRLAISCQCDGCQRTLTDIIRKKYLRTADSFKIRDFHDVESRNFVMQMFKLFPILPHSQDFDCSPAIGYVSKPIAEHVTNVNKLLHHEEGSEYYVTEADIIALYHMYVHSLRKPFDYLLSKFPKLRYLALNDVPTAVVKVDQQQTCNIPIFYSEGYKSNQVYELVNDESLFH, from the coding sequence ATGCTAGATAAACTGCCGAGAGAGGTCATTGACCGCGTCGCCAAGTATCTGGGACAAGAGGACAAAATAAGCCTGACGTACGTCTCGAAGGAGGTACGTTTGGGGGCCGTGCCGAGACTGTACAAGAACCTGTTTCTCAATGAACGCTACTATATGCCCAGCGACTACGACAGGTCATTGGGGACACGCACATGGTCCGTGCTGAAGTTCACGTACAACGACATGCAACTGTTCACGTCCACTTACAAATTCAAATGTCTTATTAGGACGctcaaagaaaacaacaCAACGTTGTGCCCGCTGATTAACGCGGTTCATTGTACGTGGCACCTCGAGAGACAAGAGATGATGGAATTCATCGATGTCGTCAACAAGTACGCAAGTAACTTGACCGTTTTCGAAAACTTCATAAGGGACGATATCTCGAGGAAACTCGTGCCCAACGCAGCTAAAATGCAATCGCTGACAATCACGCCAAGAACCGTCTTGCCACAGAAGGCACAGGAGGAGGCAATATACTACGACGGCTGGCTTTGGCGACTCTCCCATTACAACCTGGACTCGATCAGGCGTCTGACCGTGCACATCAACGTGctcaatttcttcaccACTGATGATGAACCGCTGAGATTGGAATACCTGTGTTTGAATTTGAGAAAGGACACGTTTGCAGGGCTCGATATCGATCCGAACCTACGGCCACGCTACTTCGATATATTCGACCGTCACATGCTGAAACAACTGTCTCTGGTCTCATGGTACGACACCGAGGACGCAGATATAAACATGTATGACGTGTGGCAACTGGGTGATTTTTTCTACTTCCCAAATGTCGAGGATTGTTCCCTCGTGTCTTTGTACCCGAACGTaaccttcttgaaggactcTGGGCTGAATTGGCGGAACATGAAACGGCTGAAAGTGGACTACATCTGCGAGCATACCGTTGCTAGGGAGGTCCTTGAATTCATGGCTATTTGCCACTGTTCACAGACACTTGAATATCTGGAATTGCGGTGTCTAGAGCTGGGCGAGCCTTTGCTTTCGTACAGCGATCAAGAAGATGCAGGGTTTCGATTAGCCATTTCATGCCAATGCGACGGTTGCCAACGGACTTTGACAGACATCATCCGTAAAAAATATCTAAGAACAGCGGATTCGTTTAAAATCAGAGACTTTCATGACGTCGAATCGAGGAATTTTGTGATGCAGatgttcaagttgttccCGATCCTCCCACATTCCCAGGACTTTGACTGCTCGCCAGCGATTGGATACGTCTCAAAACCCATAGCGGAGCATGTTACTAATGTGAACAAGCTCTTGCACCATGAAGAAGGTAGCGAGTATTACGTGACAGAGGCCGATATCATCGCGTTATATCACATGTACGTGCATTCTTTGAGAAAACCGTTTGATTAccttctttcaaagttccCAAAACTACGGTACCTCGCCTTAAACGATGTTCCTACGGCTGTTGTCAAAGTGGACCAGCAACAAACTTGCAATATACCCATTTTTTACAGCGAGGGATACAAAAGCAACCAGGTATACGAGCTTGTTAATGACGAATCACTGTTTCATTAA
- the KNAG0I01030 gene encoding uncharacterized protein, whose protein sequence is MDDPYKRSPNRVKRRLLSPRTGSQLGEPAKRRSPYESPQNRPHWSEKTSPLLSNRGGVQSQQISKKSSHHTSPLRPDSNKLETSLLGNTSPIRAKNILSKLREEVSKIDRLDSTNSPYKSALKSPRRRISPVRKSVKFEVKSEDSTSNALISTTRDRLSHDEQNKLSVSRNTNLSPIDEKPLASNDILQDILTTLNAMMMKQDKLLTRQNALEAKIDSLIIKKEKQDR, encoded by the coding sequence ATGGATGACCCGTATAAGAGATCTCCTAATAGAGTGAAACGCAGACTACTTTCACCAAGAACGGGAAGTCAACTTGGTGAACCAGCGAAGAGAAGATCTCCATACGAAAGTCCCCAAAATCGGCCTCATTGGTCGGAAAAGACATCGCCGCTTCTTTCAAACAGGGGGGGCGTGCAATCACAACAAATatccaaaaaatcaagCCACCATACTTCGCCTTTGAGACCGGATTCGAACAAGTTAGAAACCAGCTTACTCGGGAACACATCTCCAATACGAGCGAAAAATATCTTATCCAAATTGAGGGAAGAAGTGAGCAAAATAGATAGGCTGGACTCTACCAATTCACCATACAAATCAGCTTTGAAGTCCCCGCGACGTCGAATAAGCCCAGTGAGAAAATCTGTCAAATTTGAAGTAAAATCAGAGGACAGTACGAGCAACGCATTGATTTCAACCACACGGGATCGACTATCTCATGATGAACAAAATAAGCTCAGTGTTAGTCGCAATACTAATCTCTCACCTATTGACGAGAAACCATTGGCAAGTAACGATATTCTACAAGACATCCTAACAACACTAAACGcaatgatgatgaaacaAGACAAATTGTTGACGCGACAGAATGCGCTGGAGGCAAAGATAGACAGTTTAATAAtaaagaaggagaagcaAGATCGATAG
- the KNAG0I01040 gene encoding uncharacterized protein (similar to Saccharomyces cerevisiae ERG27 (YLR100W); ancestral locus Anc_8.289) — MSEKVAVILGANRLFRDLKYRDTYIVSFSLLVNSYLGLKIAYRLLENQDPSTNVKLVVTSRTEKRCNEAIEIIKRDVGKIERSGKLSFDSLLLDLTDMESVLKAANTLNDRYEEINYFFVNAALGACDGINWFAAIWEVMTDPMKSVTDPSYRIQNVGVISKDQMGYIFQANVFGSYYLIQKILNPLSKGKAVVVWISSLCSTPQYLSLDDIELINSTRPYDGSKRLIDLLHLATYKKLKEMGIYQYVVQPGIFISLSFSQQMSWISYYSMLFLFRLARRFGSYWHTIDGYKAANSAAYVTTFRDRDFERQDLKYGSATYNDGVEYVKSQEIDPLGRDKVYRYIEGKREEWDIKLQNT, encoded by the exons ATGTCTGAAAAAGTTGCTGTCATCTTAGGTGCAAATAG GCTGTTTCGAGACTTGAAATATCGAGACACGTACATAGTCAgtttttctcttcttgtgAATAGTTATTTAGGTCTAAAAATTGCTTACCGATTGCTGGAGAATCAAGATCCTTCTACTAATGTGAAATTGGTTGTGACGTCGAGGACCGAAAAACGCTGCAATGAAGCAATTGAAATAATAAAACGGGATGTTGGCAAGATTGAGCGGTCGGGCAAGCTCTCCTTTGACTCGCTGCTATTAGATTTGACGGACATGGAGAGCGTTTTAAAGGCTGCGAACACATTGAATGACAGGTACGAAGAGATCAATTACTTCTTTGTCAATGCAGCGCTTGGTGCATGCGATGGGATCAACTGGTTCGCTGCAATTTGGGAAGTTATGACAGACCCAATGAAATCGGTCACCGATCCCAGCTACAGAATTCAGAATGTGGGTGTGATATCCAAGGATCAGATGGGTTATATTTTCCAAGCGAATGTGTTCGGATCATACTACTTGATCCAAAAGATCTTGAACCCGTTGTCAAAGGGAAAAGCCGTAGTAGTCTGGATATCAAGCTTGTGTTCCACTCCACAGTATCTATCGCTGGATGATATAGAGTTGATAAACTCTACAAGACCGTACGATGGGTCCAAAAGATTGATCGATCTTTTACACCTTGCAACTTATAAGAAGCTAAAAGAAATGGGGATATACCAATACGTGGTCCAACCAGGGATATTCATCAGTCTGTCGTTTTCGCAACAGATGAGCTGGATATCGTACTACTCCATGCTGTTTCTGTTCCGTTTAGCGAGAAGATTTGGATCGTACTGGCATACAATCGATGGATATAAAGCAGCCAACTCAGCAGCATACGTCACAACGTTCCGTGATAGAGACTTCGAGCGCCAAGATTTGAAGTACGGCTCAGCGACGTATAACGACGGCGTCGAATATGTGAAATCACAAGAGATAGACCCTCTCGGCAGGGACAAGGTGTACCGATACATTGAAGGGAAAAGGGAAGAATGGGATATCAAGTTGCAAAATACATAA
- the MTC5 gene encoding Mtc5p (similar to Saccharomyces cerevisiae YDR128W; ancestral locus Anc_8.288), which translates to MSYIGSVSTPYESLTFGNSLSLKVEGGFNAVSINPSGRDVVLAGRQGLYIIDLDDPFRPPRWLHHKMPWQVADVQWSPHPAKPHWIVSTSNQKAIIWNLNKPSSNAIEYALHGHSRAITDINFNSQHPDILATCSIDTYVHAWDMRSPHRPFYTTSSWRSSASQVKWNFKDSNILASSHGNDVFIWDLRHGSTPLHKLTGHNSGVNSIDFSRFEENKIMSSSNDGTVKFWDLSKEEKCQQAITTEFPIWRGRYLPFGHGYCVMPMIGGNNSVYLMDLDVYDEEKELENPESRIEKLKPVQTFKGHSDRVIDFLWRSRHSYDSNIDDREFQLITWSLDSDLRLWPVTEDVYAKVNFERNKRLEEKLPSYEYMTYNREVGTETSSENRDTGYKRLKEKFVTNSGLQKGTNVSHIDWLSGVKMNRRDSTDDLFEDSKLQNLGEEVSALGRKFPKVVFEKISVSTGELTLTLNGPWVEDNPDEYIFLRIAVKFPQTYPAKGTAPRFMIEENDKLKRTKEQEILAMLKEIGTKYTDQNQYCLEPCLRFLLGEAVNLDDIGTIDDQPLLNFDIADHIGFEEFSSVSDEENDSHIIESSSSDSGSDLAKDPFGEQSELKDSFGRNTAFDSTPIPNQCGAFWTPTGQLLCFFPAESKLDKITHKNLKLTQKALNHRHRNRKQEPHEIFAESNITETDEKPKRYVDTLSANGTSNADGSDSSEEEVSSSDSFDSFANDWNDIIGNDIVVRTKLPMLYNSVTKKLGSLPAESVAGESTKKVKNIIIQKDFHELIPDDKSLALEYEVMGELPEDMARHNALVAERHGYLEISHCWQILSDLLLGERNNDPYTLIWDNHPMCIQWFVKETLKYFELENNLQMLATLCCVLASPRKTDRKSYDDLEDIPKVVENIITFQDSESPPDSRNIDTVSLFSNSNTIGQGSHEQYRLPKFSKSTEAISIRSGERHSSLHPITSNGRISSSKLTQRNKRLSNNSSQQQQQQYLQRSTSQSRMPSIKIELIGDEILEVAKNPNREILDPSEVGRFKKYVYQYAKLLFQWGLPIERAQILKVSLEALSTDHTSKKFNTSGSGTTERNELNSVAVCWLGNTSGTLIFRSCSYCNLRVKGDAFICGNCQHVLHAKCARQWWTVGDECPSGCGCSCPNLFDVR; encoded by the coding sequence ATGTCGTACATTGGGTCGGTCAGTACACCGTACGAGTCATTGACTTTTGGGAATTCGCTTTCGTTGAAGGTCGAGGGAGGGTTTAATGCCGTATCAATAAATCCATCCGGTAGAGATGTAGTTCTCGCGGGGAGACAGGGCCTGTACATTATCGACTTGGATGACCCGTTCAGACCACCGCGCTGGCTTCACCACAAGATGCCTTGGCAAGTGGCCGATGTCCAATGGTCACCGCACCCGGCAAAACCACACTGGATTGTCTCAACATCGAACCAAAAGGCAATCATATGGAACTTGAACAAACCTTCCTCAAACGCAATTGAGTATGCACTGCACGGGCACTCGAGAGCTATCACAGATATTAATTTCAATTCACAGCATCCCGATATTCTAGCCACTTGTTCGATAGACACGTACGTACACGCGTGGGACATGCGGAGTCCACACAGGCCCTTCTACACAACGTCATCTTGGAGGTCCAGTGCCTCGCAAGTGAAATGGAATTTCAAGGACTCCAATATCTTAGCATCCTCACACGGGAACGATGTCTTTATCTGGGATCTCAGACATGGTTCTACTCCGTTGCATAAGCTGACGGGACACAACAGCGGGGTCAATAGTATAGATTTTAGCAGGTTTGAGGAGAATAAAATAATGTCCAGCTCTAACGACGGTACCGTCAAGTTCTGGGATTTATCcaaggaagaaaaatgcCAACAGGCGATAACTACAGAGTTCCCCATTTGGAGAGGCAGGTACTTACCTTTTGGTCATGGTTACTGTGTTATGCCAATGATTGGCGGGAACAATTCCGTTTATTTGATGGATTTGGACGTATatgacgaggagaaggaaCTGGAGAATCCGGAAAGTAGGATTGAGAAATTAAAACCAGTCCAAACATTCAAGGGACATAGTGATAGAGTGATAGATTTTTTGTGGAGGTCTAGACACTCTTACGATAGTAATATAGATGATCGTGAATTTCAGCTAATTACGTGGTCGCTCGACTCAGACTTAAGATTATGGCCTGTTACTGAGGATGTATACGCCAAGGTCAACTTTGAAAGGAACAAGAGgttggaagaaaaactaCCTAGTTACGAATACATGACGTACAATCGAGAAGTAGGAACTGAAACTTCCTCTGAAAACAGAGACACTGGATATAAAAGGCTAAAGGAGAAGTTCGTTACAAATTCTGGGCTACAGAAAGGAACCAATGTCAGCCATATTGACTGGCTCTCTGGGGTGAAGATGAATAGGCGAGATTCAACAGATGATCTATTTGAAGATTCTAAACTTCAGAATTTGGGCGAAGAAGTGAGTGCCCTTGGACGCAAATTCCCAAAGGTCGTATTTGAAAAGATATCAGTTTCTACCGGTGAATTAACATTAACATTGAACGGACCTTGGGTCGAGGATAATCCCGACGAATACATATTTTTAAGAATTGCAGTGAAGTTTCCTCAAACGTATCCAGCTAAGGGAACAGCACCGCGATTCATGATTGAGGAGAATGATAAACTCAAAAGAACAAAGGAGCAGGAGATTCTAGCAATGCTGAAGGAAATTGGAACGAAGTATACAGACCAAAACCAATACTGTCTAGAACCGTGCCTACGCTTTCTTTTGGGTGAAGCTGTCAATTTAGATGATATAGGGACGATAGACGACCAACCGTTACTTAATTTTGACATAGCAGACCACATTGGCTTTGAAGAGTTTTCTTCTGTATCGGATGAAGAAAACGATTCTCATATAATTGAGTCCTCATCTTCTGATTCTGGCTCTGACTTAGCGAAGGACCCTTTCGGTGAGCAGTCAGAGCTAAAAGATAGTTTTGGGCGCAATACTGCATTTGATAGTACCCCGATTCCAAACCAATGTGGCGCATTTTGGACCCCAACTGGACAGTTGCTTTGCTTTTTCCCAGCTGAAAGTAAGCTAGACAAAATAACCCACAAGAATTTGAAGTTAACACAAAAGGCGCTAAATCATAgacacagaaacagaaaacagGAGCCACACGAGATCTTTGCTGAATCTAACATTACAGAAACAGATGAAAAACCAAAAAGGTACGTGGATACTCTTTCAGCTAACGGAACCTCCAATGCAGATGGAAGCGACTcttctgaagaagaagtatCATCTTCGGATAGCTTCGATAGCTTCGCAAATGACTGGAACGATATTATTGGTAATGATATAGTGGTAAGAACAAAACTGCCAATGCTGTACAATAGCGTAACGAAGAAACTGGGGTCTCTACCAGCTGAGAGTGTAGCGGGGGAGTCAACCAAAAAGGTCAAAAACATTATCATCCAAAAAGATTTCCATGAGCTTATCCCTGATGATAAATCTCTGGCTTTGGAATATGAGGTGATGGGTGAACTTCCAGAAGACATGGCTCGTCACAATGCGCTGGTCGCTGAAAGACACGGCTATTTAGAAATAAGTCATTGTTGGCAGATTTTGTCTGATTTACTGCTAGGCGAGAGGAACAACGATCCCTATACTTTGATCTGGGATAACCATCCGATGTGCATTCAATGGTTTGTaaaagaaactttgaagtATTTTGAGCTGGAGAATAATTTGCAGATGCTTGCTACTCTATGCTGTGTTCTTGCCTCGCCAAGGAAAACGGATAGGAAATCTTACGACGACTTAGAGGATATACCGAAAGTTGTCGAAAACATAATAACCTTCCAGGACAGCGAATCCCCACCAGACAGCAGAAATATCGATACTGTCTCTTTATTCTCCAATAGTAACACTATTGGACAGGGTAGTCACGAACAGTATAGATTGCccaagttttccaaatcgaCGGAAGCAATCTCCATCCGATCTGGGGAGCGTCACAGCAGCTTACATCCAATCACAAGCAATGGTCGCATAAGTTCAAGCAAACTTACACAGAGAAATAAAAGACTCTCGAATAATAGTAgtcagcaacagcaacagcaatacCTACAAAGATCCACCAGCCAGTCTCGCATGCCAAGTATTAAAATTGAGCTGATTGGGGATGAGATTTTGGAAGTCGCCAAGAATCCAAACCGTGAGATCTTAGACCCCAGTGAGGTTGGAAGATTCAAGAAATACGTCTACCAGTACGCAAAACTGTTATTTCAATGGGGTCTTCCGATCGAAAGAGCGCAGATATTGAAAGTAAGCTTGGAGGCTTTATCAACAGATCATACTTCGAAGAAATTCAATACGAGCGGAAGTGGGACCACTGAGAGAAATGAACTCAACAGCGTAGCTGTATGCTGGTTGGGGAACACATCTGGAACCCTCATATTTAGGAGCTGCTCCTACTGTAACTTGAGAGTTAAGGGAGATGCCTTTATCTGCGGTAATTGCCAGCACGTGCTACACGCAAAATGTGCCAGGCAATGGTGGACCGTTGGTGACGAGTGCCCAagtggttgtggttgctCATGTCCAAACCTGTTTGATGTGCGATAA
- the TMA46 gene encoding translation machinery-associated protein TMA46 (similar to Saccharomyces cerevisiae TMA46 (YOR091W); ancestral locus Anc_2.194), which translates to MPPKKKQQQPAKKKDNVDKTFGMKNKNRSTKVQKYIKHVNSQMDPEKEDLKRKKMEERKRAEAAEAERKALLGTAMDQRVRAGVDPKTVLCAMFKIGNCNKGARCKFSHDLTVGRRMEKKDLYQDSRAEKEEDTMDNWDEEKLRKVILSKHGNPKTTTDKVCKYFIEAVENGKYGWFWICPNNGDKCMYRHSLPEGFVLKTKEQQRLEKEAIENQPKITLEEFIETERGKLDKQKLTPITPENFKEWKLKHVISRTNMENKLKLQQNGGKLKLSGREVIQNMMIDKKSEDLAMREADADGEDHGSAWDITEFTNALREAETENEGGIKDYGDGLNPTFGIVA; encoded by the coding sequence ATGccaccaaagaagaagcaacagcaacctgcgaagaagaaggacaatGTCGACAAGACGTTTGGgatgaagaacaagaaccGGTCGACGAAGGTGCAGAAGTATATCAAGCATGTCAACTCGCAGATGGACCCTGAGAAGGAGGATTTGAAGCGGAAGAAAATGGAGGAGCGGAAGAGGGCGGAGGCCGCGGAGGCCGAGCGGAAGGCACTGCTGGGTACTGCGATGGACCAGAGGGTGCGCGCCGGGGTGGACCCGAAGACCGTGCTCTGTGCGATGTTCAAGATCGGGAACTGTAATAAAGGTGCGAGGTGTAAGTTCTCGCACGATTTGACCGTTGGGAGGAggatggagaagaaggaccTGTACCAGGACTCGAGAGctgagaaggaggaggataCGATGGACAACTGggacgaggagaagttgAGGAAAGTCATTTTGTCCAAGCACGGTAACCCGAAGACGACCACGGACAAAGTCTGCAAGTACTTCATAGAGGCCGTCGAGAACGGGAAGTACGGTTGGTTCTGGATTTGTCCGAACAACGGTGATAAATGTATGTACAGGCATTCGCTGCCCGAAGGTTTCGTGTTGAAGACGAAAGAGCAGCAGAGACTCGAGAAGGAGGCGATAGAGAACCAACCAAAGATTACGCTAGAAGAGTTCATTGAAACAGAGAGAGGGAAGCTCGATAAGCAGAAACTGACGCCTATAACACCAGagaatttcaaagagtgGAAATTGAAACACGTCATTTCTAGGACCAACATGGAAAACAAACTGAAACTACAACAGAACGGTGGGAAGCTTAAACTGAGCGGCCGTGAGGTGATCCAAAACATGATGATCGACAAAAAGAGTGAAGACTTGGCCATGAGAGAGGCAGACGCGGACGGTGAGGACCACGGCTCCGCATGGGATATCACTGAGTTCACTAATGCATTAAGGGAggcagaaactgaaaacgAGGGAGGCATCAAGGACTACGGTGATGGTTTAAACCCAACATTTGGTATAGTAGCATAA